From Kaistella polysaccharea:
TGTATATGCAGGACGGTCAGAATTTGTTTGATGACAAAACTTCTTTTTCGGGAGAATGGCAAGTTGATGAAACCTTGAACAGACTTTTCAGCGAAGGCGACTACGGTGCAATCGTGATTGGTATTGAAAATGGGGGCGAAAGTCGTATCAACGAATATACGCCTTGGAACAATCCAAAATATGGCGGCGGTGAAGGTGATCTTTACATGAAATTTATGGTGGAAACCCTGAAACCTTACGTAGATAAAAACTATCGAACACGACCTGGAAAAGAATATAATGCATTGATAGGAAGTTCTTTGGGTGCTTTAATTTCAAACTATGGCGGCGTAAAATATAGCGACACTTTTTCTAAAATAGGATCTTTCAGTCCGGCGTATTGGATCGTAGCTTCGGAATTTAATAGTTTTATTACCAATTCAACTGCAGATTTATCGGGATCGCGAATTTATTTTGTGGCTGGTTCTAAAGAAAGTGAAACGATGGCAAGCGACATCGAAAGCGTAAAAAATAAGATGTTCACCAAAGGACTTACCGCAGCAAATACTTTAATAAAACTGGACGCTGAAGGACAACACAATGAAAATTACTGGAAACGTGAATTCGGAGCTGCATATGAATGGCTCTTCAAAACCACCGTATTGAAAACCACTGATGTTGTTAAAAAAAAACTCGTTGTTGGTTTCGAAAAAAATCAAATCTTCGTTAAAGGATTAACTGGAAAATCGGAGGCGAGAGTTTACGACATGTCTGGAAGATTGCTGCAGAAACTCCAACTGAATAATGGTTGGAATACTTTTAAAAATTCTTTACAGAAAGGTAATTATATTCTGCAGACCGAAACAGAATCTATTCGTTTCATCTACAAATAAGCAAGGAATACAAAATTTAAAAAAACGAAGTTGATTTTTTCAGCTTCGTTTTTTTTATGCAGTAAATAGTTGCAATTTTCTTTTATTTCTATGGTTCAATAACGGTAGAATTCTTAACTTCTTTGATCATAAACGAACTTTGTGTACTCCCAATATGTTGTAGATTCGTGAGTTTACTCACCATAAATTCCCGATATTCAGAAATATCTGCGACACAGATTTTTAAAATATAATCGTAATCACCAGAGACATGAAAACATTCTAAAACCTCCGGAAATTGCGTGATTTCTTTTTCAAATTGAACAATATATTCTTTCTTGTGTTGTGCTAATTTTACGTGACACAAAACAACAAAGCTCTTATTCAGTAGGCTTTTATTGACCAACGCCACATATTTCTCGATTACTTCGTGTTTCTCTAATTTTTTAATACGCTCGAAAACTGCAGTAACAGACAAATCCAAGTCTGCAGCCAGTTGTTTGGTGGTTTTCTTGGAATCATTCTGCAGCAAAATGAGTAATTTTTTATCTTTTAGATCTAAGTTCATCTGTAATATTTTCGGGATTTATTTTAATAATCATTCAAATATAAAATTAAAAACTAAATTTTATTAGTTTTACCGTTTTATTTTCTAAAAATATGGGAAGTTATTGGTTAAGAATTGGAATTTTAGCAATTTTATCAAAACAAAATAATATCATGGAAAATTTTAATCCGGCAAACAACATTCAGGATTTGCAATACTTTGGGGAATTCGGGGGCGTAAATCCATCTATTTCAGACAGTTCTACATATACGTTCCTTTCGGCAAAAACCATGTTCGATACTTTTGAAGGCAACACCGAAGGATGTTATTTATATTCAAGACATTCCTCGCCAAGCAACCTTTATCTCTCTGAAGCTTTAGCCCAGATGGAAGGTACAGAAAGCGCCAATGTAACAGCCTCTGGAATGGGAGCGATCACTTCTACCCTTCTTCAACTCTGCAAAAGTGGAAATCACATTATTTCCAGCCGAACGATTTACGGTGGAACTTATGCGTTCATGAAAAATTTTCTGCCAGACTTTAATATTAGAACTTCTTTTGTAGATATTACCGACCTTTCGATCGTTGAAAGCGCAATCACCGAAAATACAAAAGTGATCTTTTGCGAAACTGTCAGCAATCCTTTATTGGAAGTTGCGGATTTAAAAGCCTTGGCCGCAATTGCTAAAAAACACAATCTAAAATTGATCGTTGATAACACCTTTTCACCCCTTTCAATTTCCCCGACCATTTTAGGAACAGATATTACGATTCACAGTTTGACCAAATTTATTAATGGGAGCAGTGACGCTGTAGCAGGCGTTGTTTGTGCATCGTCGCAGTTTGTAAATGATTTGAAGGATGTAAATTCGGGCGCCTGCATGCTTTTGGGACCAACGTTGGACAGTTTGCGTGCTTCGAGTATTCTTAAAAATTTACGGACGCTCCATATCAGAATAAAAAAACACAGTGAGAATGCGCAGTATTTAGCAGAAAAATTTGAAAAAGACGGATTAACGATTAAATATCCAGGCTTGGAAAGTCATCCGCAACATGAGCTTTTTAAAAGTATGATGAATGTAGAATATGGCTTCGGCGGATTGCTCACGCTGGATGTAAAAACCGTAGAAAAAGCAAATGAATTGATGGAGTTAATGCAGAAAGAAAACCTCGGTTATCTTGCGGTGAGTCTTGGTTTTTACAAAACACTTTTCTCAGCTTCCGGAAGTTCAACCTCGTCAGAAATTCCAGAAGATGAACAAAAAGAGATGGGACTTTCCCAAGGATTAATCAGAATGTCTATCGGTTTAGATCACGATATCAAAAGAACGTATGAAAAAATGAAATGGTGTATGCAGCAAGTTCATATTTTGTAATCATAGAAAGCAGAATCAAGTTTTTAAAATTTTAACCAAAAAAACAACCACATTATTCTGGTTGTTTTTTGGTATTTAAGAAAAAATTCTGCAATTTAAAGATCAAAATTATTGGGATGCACTTTTTTAAGCTCAGTTACCGTTCCCAAGACTTTATCTTTTAGTGAAACCTGATAATCCTCCAATTTCTTCGAGATTTGCTCATCCGAAGTTCCTAATATTTTCGCCGCCAGAATCCCGGCGTTTGCAGCACCATTCAAGGCGACCGTTGCCACAGGAATTCCGGATGGCATTTGCAAGATAGAAAGTACAGAATCCCAACCATCAATAGAATTCGAAGATAAAATAGGTACACCAATCACGGGCAACGTTGTACCACTCGCCACCATGCCAGGCAAATGCGCTGCACCGCCGGCACCAGCAATGATAACTTTCAAACCACGAGATTTTGCAGATTTTGCATATTCGAACATCCTTTCCGGCGTTCTGTGCGCGGAAACTACCGTCAATTCATAAGGAATTTCCAGGGAGTTAAGAAATTCAGCGGCCTGTTCCATGATTGCAAGATCACTTTGGCTTCCCATTATAATTCCGACCATATTGATATAAATTTTAAGTTTTAAAGATAAGAAAATTTAGGTGTTTACTCATCAATATCCATTTCAAAATCGGCTATCGCCTTTGCAACCCACACACCCGTACTAAAACAGGCTTGCAAAAGATAACCTCCTGTCGGCGCTTCCCAATCAACCATTTCCCCAACGCAATAAACATTTGGAAAGTCTTTTAGTTCGAAGTTTGATTTTAAAGAGGGAAATGAAACACCGCCCGCCGTAGAAATTACTTCATCAATCGGTCGAAAACTTAAAACTTCTATGGGAAATTTTTTGATTAATT
This genomic window contains:
- a CDS encoding alpha/beta hydrolase-fold protein, giving the protein MKKLFLLVILISTSVVAQITLKITAVPTNTPAGATIYVAGNFNGWNPSATPMVADGAGNYTYTVAEGSGVLEYKFTRGAWSSVEGTATGDELSNRTATFTGTAQTLNLTVASWKDLGGTANPSTAASNVKILSNDFLIPQLNRTRKIWIYLPPDYETSTKRYPVLYMQDGQNLFDDKTSFSGEWQVDETLNRLFSEGDYGAIVIGIENGGESRINEYTPWNNPKYGGGEGDLYMKFMVETLKPYVDKNYRTRPGKEYNALIGSSLGALISNYGGVKYSDTFSKIGSFSPAYWIVASEFNSFITNSTADLSGSRIYFVAGSKESETMASDIESVKNKMFTKGLTAANTLIKLDAEGQHNENYWKREFGAAYEWLFKTTVLKTTDVVKKKLVVGFEKNQIFVKGLTGKSEARVYDMSGRLLQKLQLNNGWNTFKNSLQKGNYILQTETESIRFIYK
- the purE gene encoding 5-(carboxyamino)imidazole ribonucleotide mutase; this encodes MVGIIMGSQSDLAIMEQAAEFLNSLEIPYELTVVSAHRTPERMFEYAKSAKSRGLKVIIAGAGGAAHLPGMVASGTTLPVIGVPILSSNSIDGWDSVLSILQMPSGIPVATVALNGAANAGILAAKILGTSDEQISKKLEDYQVSLKDKVLGTVTELKKVHPNNFDL
- a CDS encoding Lrp/AsnC family transcriptional regulator, with product MNLDLKDKKLLILLQNDSKKTTKQLAADLDLSVTAVFERIKKLEKHEVIEKYVALVNKSLLNKSFVVLCHVKLAQHKKEYIVQFEKEITQFPEVLECFHVSGDYDYILKICVADISEYREFMVSKLTNLQHIGSTQSSFMIKEVKNSTVIEP
- a CDS encoding aminotransferase class I/II-fold pyridoxal phosphate-dependent enzyme, encoding MENFNPANNIQDLQYFGEFGGVNPSISDSSTYTFLSAKTMFDTFEGNTEGCYLYSRHSSPSNLYLSEALAQMEGTESANVTASGMGAITSTLLQLCKSGNHIISSRTIYGGTYAFMKNFLPDFNIRTSFVDITDLSIVESAITENTKVIFCETVSNPLLEVADLKALAAIAKKHNLKLIVDNTFSPLSISPTILGTDITIHSLTKFINGSSDAVAGVVCASSQFVNDLKDVNSGACMLLGPTLDSLRASSILKNLRTLHIRIKKHSENAQYLAEKFEKDGLTIKYPGLESHPQHELFKSMMNVEYGFGGLLTLDVKTVEKANELMELMQKENLGYLAVSLGFYKTLFSASGSSTSSEIPEDEQKEMGLSQGLIRMSIGLDHDIKRTYEKMKWCMQQVHIL